A single window of Qipengyuania sediminis DNA harbors:
- the acs gene encoding acetate--CoA ligase: MGEHLHDGEIVSRPAGAGDRTLTTSAQYETWYRRSLADPDGFWAEQARRLDWVQAPTRISDWSFDPVDIRWFADGRINLCHNAVDRHVAAGRGGDTAIVFEPDDPAGAVRRISYEELQRGVIRIAAVLKQLGVRKGDRVTISMPMIPEGAMAMLACARIGAVHSVIFGGFSAEAIAGRIADCASDWVVTADEGRRGGKAIPLKATMDAALDKAPVRGVLVLRHTGGAVAMQPGRDHWFHDLEPSAPADCPCEPMAAEDPLFILYTSGSTGRPKGVLHTTGGYGVWTETTFRHVFDYRPGELFWCTADIGWVTGHSYIVYGPLLAGAAVLMFEGVPSWPDHDRFWATVAKHRVNIFYTAPTAIRALMREGDGPVERHDLSSLRLLGTVGEPINPEAWRWYARVVGKNALPVVDTWWQTETGGIMITTLPGAHDMKPGSAGLPFFGIEPILVDAEGQMLEGAAEGNLCIARSWPGQARTVYGDHARFVETYFSAYPGRYFTGDGCRRDADGYYWITGRVDDVINVSGHRLGTAEVESALVLHPRVAEAAVVGYPHDIKGQGIYCYVTLTAGEQSSSELEVELKQWVRREIGPVATPDLLQFTPALPKTRSGKIMRRILRKIAENETSALGDTSTLADPAVIDALVAGRRNC; encoded by the coding sequence ATGGGCGAGCATTTGCATGATGGCGAGATCGTTTCGCGTCCGGCCGGGGCGGGTGATCGAACGCTGACGACATCGGCGCAGTACGAAACCTGGTACCGGCGGAGCCTGGCGGACCCGGACGGGTTCTGGGCGGAACAGGCACGGCGGCTAGACTGGGTGCAGGCGCCGACGCGGATCTCGGATTGGTCGTTCGATCCAGTCGATATCCGCTGGTTCGCCGACGGGCGGATCAATCTTTGCCACAATGCGGTCGATCGCCATGTCGCGGCGGGGCGCGGCGGCGACACCGCCATCGTCTTCGAGCCCGACGATCCCGCCGGCGCGGTCCGGCGCATCAGCTATGAAGAGTTGCAACGGGGAGTCATTCGCATCGCGGCGGTGCTCAAACAGCTCGGCGTGCGAAAGGGCGACCGCGTCACGATCAGCATGCCGATGATCCCCGAAGGCGCGATGGCGATGCTCGCCTGCGCCCGGATCGGCGCGGTGCATTCAGTGATATTCGGAGGCTTTTCGGCCGAGGCGATCGCGGGCCGCATTGCGGATTGCGCCAGCGATTGGGTCGTCACCGCCGACGAGGGACGGCGCGGCGGCAAGGCGATACCCTTGAAAGCGACCATGGACGCCGCGCTGGACAAGGCGCCGGTGAGAGGCGTGCTCGTCTTGCGTCACACCGGCGGCGCGGTCGCGATGCAGCCGGGCCGCGACCACTGGTTCCACGATCTCGAACCCTCCGCCCCCGCGGATTGCCCCTGTGAACCGATGGCGGCGGAAGACCCTCTGTTCATCCTCTATACCTCGGGCTCGACCGGCAGGCCCAAGGGCGTGCTCCACACCACCGGTGGCTACGGCGTCTGGACCGAGACCACCTTCCGCCATGTCTTCGATTACAGGCCCGGAGAGCTGTTCTGGTGCACCGCCGACATCGGCTGGGTCACGGGCCACAGCTATATCGTCTATGGCCCGCTGCTCGCCGGGGCAGCCGTGCTGATGTTCGAAGGCGTCCCGAGCTGGCCCGATCACGACCGCTTCTGGGCGACCGTCGCCAAGCACCGCGTCAATATCTTCTACACCGCCCCCACCGCGATCCGCGCGCTGATGCGCGAAGGCGATGGGCCGGTGGAACGCCACGACCTCTCAAGCCTGCGCTTGCTGGGCACGGTGGGCGAGCCGATCAATCCCGAAGCCTGGCGCTGGTATGCACGAGTCGTGGGCAAGAACGCGCTGCCGGTCGTCGATACCTGGTGGCAGACCGAGACCGGCGGGATCATGATCACCACCCTGCCCGGCGCGCACGACATGAAGCCCGGGAGCGCGGGGCTGCCGTTCTTTGGCATCGAGCCGATCCTCGTCGACGCCGAAGGGCAGATGCTGGAGGGCGCGGCTGAGGGCAATCTCTGCATTGCCCGAAGCTGGCCGGGACAGGCGCGGACCGTTTATGGCGATCACGCCCGCTTCGTCGAGACCTATTTCTCCGCCTATCCCGGCCGTTATTTCACCGGCGACGGCTGCCGGCGGGATGCCGACGGGTATTACTGGATTACCGGCCGGGTGGATGATGTCATCAATGTCTCGGGCCACCGGCTCGGCACCGCCGAGGTCGAAAGCGCCCTGGTGCTCCACCCCAGGGTCGCGGAGGCGGCGGTCGTCGGCTATCCGCACGATATCAAGGGCCAGGGCATCTATTGCTACGTCACGCTGACCGCCGGGGAGCAAAGCTCGAGTGAGCTTGAGGTCGAGCTCAAACAATGGGTGCGGCGCGAGATCGGCCCCGTTGCCACCCCCGATCTCCTCCAGTTCACCCCCGCCCTCCCCAAGACGCGCAGCGGCAAGATCATGCGCCGCATCCTGCGCAAGATCGCCGAGAACGAAACCAGCGCGCTCGGCGACACCTCGACGCTCGCCGATCCCGCTGTGATCGACGCGCTGGTTGCGGGACGGCGGAACTGCTGA
- a CDS encoding NADPH-dependent FMN reductase, producing the protein MTIRIVAIGGTINADSATEQALRLATRPAAEAGAEVRVFGGDYLGTLSHYRGTLHAAGAGGELVEAVRAADGLIIAAPGYHGTISGLVKNALDYLEDLATDARPYLDGRAVGLIATAHGEQAAMSTLITMRAIIHALRGWPTPLGVSIRTFEGLFDKRGETSDERTARQLALVGRQVLEGARALSGA; encoded by the coding sequence GTGACCATCCGCATCGTGGCCATCGGCGGCACCATCAATGCGGACAGCGCCACCGAACAGGCGCTGCGGCTCGCCACCCGCCCGGCGGCGGAGGCGGGGGCGGAAGTGCGCGTCTTCGGCGGCGACTATCTCGGCACGCTTTCCCACTATCGCGGCACTCTCCATGCCGCGGGCGCGGGGGGCGAGCTGGTGGAGGCGGTACGCGCGGCGGATGGGCTGATCATCGCCGCCCCCGGCTATCACGGAACGATCTCCGGCCTGGTCAAGAACGCGCTCGACTACCTCGAAGATCTCGCGACCGACGCCCGCCCCTATCTCGACGGGCGCGCGGTCGGGCTGATCGCCACCGCGCATGGCGAGCAGGCGGCGATGTCCACGCTGATCACCATGCGCGCGATCATCCATGCGCTACGCGGCTGGCCGACGCCGCTGGGGGTATCGATCCGCACCTTCGAGGGGCTGTTCGACAAGAGGGGGGAAACCTCGGACGAGCGCACCGCGCGCCAGCTCGCCCTGGTTGGACGGCAGGTTCTCGAAGGCGCGCGTGCGCTGTCGGGGGCGTGA
- a CDS encoding efflux RND transporter periplasmic adaptor subunit → MIARMFALAVLLALTGCAGSEEEGGPRDRTATVGFVTVQPTSASVPVTLAGRVVAQETSEVRPQITGLVRRIRFQPGGYVRAGEPLFEIDASLYRAAAAEARANLASAEANARAASARAARFKPLAEIEAISAQEYDDAAAAAGAARAAVAQQRASLDTANINLRFTNVPAPISGRIGRPLVTQGALVSSNQAQPLALIQRTDSVFVDMQQSAADLTRLRRALAAADGGIAPGSASVRLKFDDGSTYGATGTVQFSEVSVNESTGTVTLRARFPNAQGLLLPGMFVNATFDQAVERGVYLVPQAAVQRDFNGDAFVFVVGRDNKAQRRVVQATRTVGTSWVVSGGLGPGERVIVQGLNGLKPGAPIRPVPASAPQRLGPPGSAGAARGR, encoded by the coding sequence ATGATCGCCCGAATGTTCGCGCTCGCCGTCCTCCTCGCGCTGACCGGCTGTGCCGGCAGCGAGGAGGAGGGGGGGCCGCGCGACCGCACGGCCACGGTCGGCTTCGTCACCGTTCAACCCACGAGCGCCTCGGTGCCGGTGACGCTGGCCGGGCGCGTGGTGGCGCAGGAGACGAGCGAGGTGCGCCCGCAGATCACCGGGCTCGTTCGCCGCATCCGCTTCCAGCCCGGGGGCTATGTGCGCGCCGGCGAACCCTTGTTCGAGATCGACGCCAGCCTCTACCGCGCCGCCGCTGCCGAGGCGCGCGCCAATCTCGCCAGCGCGGAGGCGAACGCGCGCGCGGCCAGCGCCCGGGCGGCGCGCTTCAAGCCGCTCGCCGAGATCGAGGCGATCAGTGCCCAGGAATACGACGATGCCGCCGCCGCTGCCGGGGCCGCCCGCGCTGCCGTGGCGCAACAGCGCGCCAGCCTCGACACCGCCAATATCAACCTCCGCTTCACCAATGTCCCCGCCCCCATCAGCGGGCGGATCGGGCGGCCGCTGGTCACGCAGGGCGCACTGGTCAGCAGCAATCAGGCGCAGCCGCTGGCGCTGATCCAGCGCACCGACAGCGTTTTCGTAGACATGCAGCAGTCCGCTGCCGACCTCACCCGGTTGCGCCGCGCGCTCGCCGCCGCGGATGGCGGCATCGCGCCCGGCAGCGCCAGCGTGCGGCTGAAATTCGACGATGGCAGCACCTATGGCGCGACCGGCACGGTGCAATTCTCCGAAGTCTCGGTGAACGAGAGCACCGGCACCGTCACCCTGCGAGCCCGCTTCCCCAACGCCCAGGGGCTGCTGCTCCCCGGCATGTTCGTGAACGCGACATTCGACCAGGCGGTGGAGCGCGGCGTCTATCTGGTGCCGCAGGCCGCCGTGCAGCGGGACTTCAATGGCGATGCCTTCGTCTTCGTGGTCGGACGCGACAACAAGGCGCAGCGCCGCGTGGTCCAGGCGACGCGCACCGTGGGGACCAGCTGGGTGGTGAGCGGCGGGCTCGGCCCCGGCGAGCGGGTGATCGTCCAGGGTCTGAACGGGCTCAAGCCGGGCGCGCCGATCCGCCCTGTGCCCGCCAGCGCGCCGCAGCGGCTCGGGCCGCCGGGCAGCGCGGGCGCGGCGCGCGGACGCTGA
- a CDS encoding multidrug efflux RND transporter permease subunit, which translates to MSRLFIERPILAWVLAILVMVGGLGAVATLPIEQYPDIAPTNVNIRATYPGASAETVENSITQVLEQQLTGLDGLLYFSSQSSSNGSASITATFAKGTNPDIAQVQVQNRVQSALGRLPQPVQQQGVRVTKSSPDQLLLVVVFDTTRTRTSDDVSDYLTSNIQDPLSRIEGVGDINVYGSQNAMRIWLDPGKLAAVRLIPGDVIAAIREQNTEIAAGEIGGLPAPDRQMLNASVSALSRLQTPEQFRAIILKTEIDGSTVRLGDVARVEVGPQSYSSFRRVNGMPGAGISISLSPGADALETADRVRAEVARLERALPDGLAVTYANDSTAFIRLSVNEVIKVLLEAVVLVVIVMFVFLQSWRATLIPAIAVPVVLLGTFAVFAVLGFSINTLTLFGLVLAIGLLVDDAIVVVENVERLMDENPGMSPREATIRSMAELRVALVAIALVLSAVFLPMAFFGGSTGVIYRQFSITIISAMALSVLVALILSPALTATLLRRRDTAPAAQGTRAGAILRRAQARFNTGFETLSLRYRDAIGAMVARRWLWLGVYAGLVAILAALFLRLPSGFLPNEDQGSVSINFQLPPGATLARSQEVALEIEKYLLRTEGRNISTLFVIAGGGRGGGGQNQGFGFLRLKHWDERPGAENTAQAIADRASAAFRGFRDARVFVTVPGAVRGLSSASGFSMQFTNTGGLPRTEFAAARDALLADANASGTLEQTRLTDLPDVATLKVDIDPQRLAAFGLTQEAVNSTLSTAWGGRYVNDFIDKGRVKQVYVQGDAPYRAQPSDLGQWFVRGQGGEMTPFSAFADLSWSSAPPSSSRFNGLPAYEFSGQAAAGTSSGQALDTIAALAAKYPGTGVAWSGSSYEERNASSQAPMLYALSLLVVFLCLAALYESWSIPVAVMLVIPLGLLGAIVAVSLRDLQNDVYLQIGLLTTMGLAAKNAILMIEFAEQAEKKGARVIDAALEAARIRLRPILMTSFAFIFGVLPLAIASGAGANSRIAIGTSVIGGMLAATLLAIFYIPLFFVLVRRGVRDGLAAVRARLPRRSASGSPA; encoded by the coding sequence ATGTCGCGCCTCTTCATCGAACGACCGATCCTCGCCTGGGTGCTGGCCATTCTGGTGATGGTGGGCGGGCTTGGCGCGGTAGCGACGCTGCCGATCGAGCAATATCCCGATATCGCCCCCACCAATGTGAATATCCGCGCCACCTATCCCGGGGCGAGCGCGGAAACGGTCGAGAACTCGATCACCCAGGTTCTCGAACAGCAGCTGACCGGGCTCGACGGGCTGCTCTATTTCAGTTCGCAGTCCTCTTCCAACGGCAGCGCGTCGATCACCGCCACCTTCGCCAAGGGAACGAATCCCGACATCGCCCAGGTGCAGGTGCAGAACCGCGTCCAGTCCGCACTCGGCCGGCTGCCCCAACCGGTACAGCAGCAGGGTGTGCGGGTGACCAAGTCGAGCCCGGACCAGCTGTTGCTGGTGGTGGTCTTCGATACCACGCGCACACGGACCAGCGACGACGTTTCCGACTATCTGACCTCCAATATCCAGGACCCCCTCAGCCGGATCGAAGGGGTCGGCGATATCAACGTCTACGGTTCGCAGAACGCGATGCGTATTTGGCTGGACCCGGGCAAGCTTGCCGCAGTGCGGCTGATCCCCGGCGACGTCATCGCCGCGATTCGCGAACAGAACACCGAGATCGCGGCGGGCGAGATCGGCGGGCTGCCCGCGCCCGACCGGCAAATGCTCAACGCCAGCGTCTCGGCCTTGAGCCGCCTGCAAACCCCCGAGCAGTTCCGCGCGATCATCCTCAAGACGGAAATCGACGGATCGACCGTGCGACTGGGCGATGTCGCGCGGGTAGAGGTCGGGCCGCAGAGCTACAGCTCGTTCCGGCGGGTCAACGGCATGCCGGGGGCGGGTATCTCGATCTCGCTCTCACCCGGCGCCGATGCACTCGAGACGGCGGATCGGGTCCGAGCCGAGGTCGCGCGGCTCGAGCGGGCCCTGCCCGATGGTCTGGCGGTGACCTATGCCAATGATTCGACCGCCTTCATCCGCCTGTCGGTGAACGAGGTGATCAAGGTTCTGCTCGAGGCGGTGGTGCTGGTGGTCATCGTCATGTTCGTCTTCCTGCAAAGCTGGCGGGCAACGCTGATCCCAGCGATCGCGGTGCCGGTCGTGCTGCTCGGCACCTTCGCGGTCTTCGCCGTGCTCGGCTTCTCGATCAACACGCTGACGCTGTTCGGCCTGGTGCTGGCGATCGGACTGCTCGTCGACGACGCTATTGTCGTGGTGGAGAATGTCGAGCGGCTGATGGACGAGAACCCCGGGATGTCCCCGCGCGAGGCGACGATCCGCTCGATGGCGGAGCTGCGTGTCGCGCTGGTCGCGATCGCGCTCGTGCTGTCGGCGGTGTTCCTGCCGATGGCGTTCTTCGGCGGCAGCACGGGGGTGATCTACCGGCAGTTCTCGATCACGATAATCAGCGCGATGGCGCTATCCGTGCTGGTCGCGCTTATCCTCAGCCCCGCGCTCACCGCGACCTTGCTGCGCCGCAGGGACACTGCGCCCGCTGCCCAGGGCACCCGCGCCGGTGCTATCCTGCGGCGTGCTCAGGCGCGCTTCAACACCGGGTTCGAGACCCTGTCGCTGCGATATCGCGATGCCATCGGTGCCATGGTCGCGCGCCGCTGGTTGTGGCTTGGGGTCTACGCCGGGCTGGTCGCGATCCTGGCCGCGCTGTTCCTGCGGTTGCCGAGCGGCTTTCTCCCCAACGAGGACCAGGGAAGCGTCTCGATCAACTTCCAGCTTCCGCCCGGCGCCACGCTCGCGCGCTCGCAGGAGGTGGCGCTGGAGATCGAGAAGTATCTGCTGCGCACGGAAGGCCGGAACATCTCGACCCTGTTCGTCATCGCCGGCGGCGGGCGCGGCGGCGGTGGGCAGAACCAGGGCTTCGGCTTCTTGCGCCTCAAGCACTGGGACGAGCGTCCGGGGGCGGAGAATACCGCGCAGGCCATCGCCGACCGCGCCAGCGCCGCTTTCCGCGGGTTTCGCGACGCGCGGGTCTTCGTGACTGTTCCGGGCGCGGTCCGCGGGCTTTCGAGCGCCAGCGGCTTTTCCATGCAATTCACCAATACCGGCGGGCTGCCGCGCACCGAGTTTGCCGCCGCGCGCGATGCGCTGCTCGCCGATGCCAATGCCAGCGGCACGCTCGAACAGACGCGGCTGACCGACCTGCCCGACGTCGCCACGCTCAAGGTCGATATCGATCCCCAGCGCCTCGCCGCCTTCGGGCTGACGCAAGAGGCAGTGAACAGCACGCTCTCGACCGCCTGGGGCGGGCGCTATGTCAACGATTTCATCGACAAGGGGCGGGTCAAGCAGGTCTATGTCCAGGGCGATGCGCCTTACCGCGCGCAGCCGAGCGATCTCGGGCAGTGGTTCGTGCGCGGCCAGGGGGGCGAGATGACGCCGTTCTCGGCCTTTGCCGATCTCTCCTGGTCCTCCGCCCCGCCCAGCAGCTCGCGCTTCAACGGGCTGCCCGCATATGAATTCTCCGGGCAGGCCGCGGCGGGGACGAGCTCGGGTCAGGCGCTCGATACCATCGCCGCGCTGGCGGCCAAATACCCTGGCACGGGGGTCGCCTGGTCGGGCTCCTCCTACGAAGAGCGAAACGCCTCCTCGCAAGCGCCGATGCTCTACGCGCTCAGCCTTTTGGTCGTGTTCCTGTGCCTTGCCGCGCTTTACGAGAGCTGGTCGATACCGGTGGCGGTGATGCTGGTGATTCCATTGGGGCTGCTTGGTGCGATCGTGGCGGTGTCCCTGCGCGACCTGCAGAACGACGTCTATCTCCAGATCGGCCTCCTCACGACCATGGGGCTGGCGGCGAAGAACGCGATCCTGATGATCGAATTCGCCGAGCAGGCCGAGAAGAAAGGCGCGCGTGTCATCGACGCCGCTCTGGAAGCCGCGCGCATCCGCCTGCGTCCGATCCTCATGACCAGCTTCGCTTTCATCTTCGGCGTGCTGCCGCTGGCCATCGCGTCGGGCGCAGGCGCGAACAGCCGGATCGCGATCGGCACCTCGGTGATCGGGGGGATGCTGGCGGCGACCCTGCTGGCGATCTTCTACATTCCGCTGTTCTTCGTGCTGGTGCGCCGCGGGGTCCGCGACGGGCTGGCGGCCGTCCGCGCCCGGCTGCCACGCCGATCCGCGTCAGGGAGCCCTGCGTGA